Proteins from a genomic interval of Arvicola amphibius chromosome 14, mArvAmp1.2, whole genome shotgun sequence:
- the Adamtsl4 gene encoding ADAMTS-like protein 4 isoform X1 has protein sequence METCLGRLWLCVMLLLPLLQLCQDQELFGPSLQTPSEEDQVPEGLWGHWGRWAPCSQPCGVGVQRRSRTCELHPGLSLPPRPPRHPEALRPRGRDQGSRPQTPRDPQSLYRPPPRGRGGPLQGPASQLGREKIQETQGAQRSRVRDPIKPGMFGYGRVPFALPLHRSRRHPRRPRPEQPKHSTGEGSLPSQPLSTEAAPADRSPQTQLPEMHAHPGSPPAETPKPGSTQIEVPPRSGSAPSDTGIPSPTSFVGDSRSFQGSPGPRMPSSQGWNSPQGAEPRPHPFPSVPRSRSRGQQSRGPWRPRGSPPRSPEGWLPLTRDSSPLWSLFTPGSPVPKCPGESEQLRACSQELCPPEQPDPRALQCAAYDSQEFMGQLYQWEPFTEVQGSQRCELNCRPRGFRFYVRHTEKVQDGTLCQPGSLDICVAGRCLSPGCDGILGSGRRPDGCGVCGGDGSTCQLVSGNLTDRGGPLGYQKILWIPAGATHLQISQFRPSSNYLALRGPGGRSIINGNWAVDPPGSYSAVGTVFQYNRPPREEGKGESLSAEGPTTQPVDVYMIFQEDNPGVSYQYVIASPPAALESPSAKPPALQRQPEMLRGEPLLAPAPRPVRAPGTLQRQVRIPQVPALTQARTSLGSAGYWKQVGHSECSASCGKGVWRPVFLCISRESGEELDEQSCATDARPPASPEPCHGPPCPPYWEAGEWTSCSRSCGLGTQHRQLLCRQEFGGGGSSVPPERCGHLPRPNITQPCQLHLCGHWEIRSPWSQCSVRCGRGQRSRQVRCVGSNGDEVSKQECASGPPPPPSREACDMGPCTTAWFHSDWSSKCSAECGTGIQRRSVVCLRSGETLQGDQEAGAGSGAEQGCPLRSRPPDMRACSLGPCERTWRWYTGPWSECSSECGSGTQHRDIICVSKLGAEFNVTSPSDCSHLPRPPALQPCQGQACEDRWFSTLWSPCSRSCEGGTQTREVQCLSANHTLSARCSPHLRPSRKRACNSQPCHQRPDDQCKDNSLHCPLVVQARLCVYPYYTATCCRSCAHVLERSQLEPA, from the exons ATGGAGACCTGCTTGGGCAG GCTCTGGCTATGTGTgatgctgcttctgcctcttcttcagcTCTGCCAGGATCAGGAG CTGTTTGGACCTTCTCTTCAGACACCATCAGAGGAGGACCAGGTTCCCGAGGGCCTCTGGGGACATTGGGGCCGGTGGGCCCCCTGCTCCCAGccttgtggggtgggggtgcagcGCAGAAGCCGAACATGTGAACTGCACCCTGGCCTATCCCTTCCTCCCCGACCCCCAAGACATCCAGAAGCCCTCCGGCCCAGGGGTCGGGATCAGGGCTCCAGACCCCAGACTCCCCGGGATCCCCAGTCCCTGTACAGACCACCACCTAGGGGAAGGGGTGGCCCTCTTCAAGGTCCTGCATCTcaactggggagagagaagatcCAAGAGACTCAAGGGGCCCAGAG GTCCCGGGTTCGAGACCCTATCAAGCCAGGGATGTTTGGTTATGGGAGAGTGCCTTTTGCCTTACCGCTGCACCGGAGCCGCAGGCACCCCCGCAGACCCAGACCGGAGCAACCCAAGCACTCTACAGGGGAAGGGTCCCTTCCATCCCAGCCTCTAAGCACAGAAGCGGCCCCTGCAGACCGCAGCCCTCAGACGCAGCTTCCCGAAATGCATGCCCATCCCGGCTCCCCCCCAGCTGAAACTCCAAAGCCTGGAAGTACTCAGATAGAGGTGCCCCCCAGAAGCGGTTCTGCTCCCTCTGACACGGGGATCCCTTCACCCACGTCCTTCGTTGGAGACAGTAGGTCTTTCCAGGGATCCCCTGGGCCACGGATGCCATCTTCCCAGGGTTGGAACAGTCCCCAGGGAGCAGAGCCACGCCCTCATCCTTTCCCTTCTGTCCCCCGGAGTCGGAGTCGAGGCCAACAGAGCAGGGGGCCCTGGAGACCTCGAGGGAGTCCTCCCAGGTCCCCAGAAGGCTGGCTGCCTCTGACAAGAGACTCCAGCCCCCTCTGGAGCCTTTTTACTCCCGGTAGCCCTGTTCCAAAATGCCCTGGGGAAAGCGAGCAACTGAGAGCATGCAGTCAAGAG CTTTGCCCCCCTGAGCAGCCAGACCCCAGAGCCCTGCAGTGTGCCGCCTATGACTCCCAGGAATTCATGGGCCAGCTGTACCAGTGGGAGCCCTTCACTGAAG TTCAGGGTTCCCAGCGCTGTGAACTGAACTGCCGCCCCCGTGGCTTCCGATTCTATGTCCGTCACACCGAAAAGGTTCAGGATGGGACCCTGTGTCAGCCTGGATCCCTAGATATTTGTGTCGCGGGTCGCTGCCTG AGCCCCGGCTGTGATGGGATCCTTGGCTCTGGCAGGCGTCCAGATGGTTGTGGAGTCTGTGGAGGTGATGGCTCTACCTGTCAGCTCGTTTCGGGAAACCTCACTGACCGAGGGGGCCCCTTGGGCTATCAGAAGATCCTGTGGATCCCTGCGGGAGCCACCCATCTTCAGATTTCCCAGTTCCGACCCAGTTCTAATTACCTCG CACTTCGAGGGCCTGGGGGCCGCTCCATTATCAACGGAAACTGGGCTGTGGATCCTCCAGGGTCCTATTCTGCCGTCGGGACTGTCTTCCAGTACAACCGTCCTCCTCGGGAGGAAGGCAAGGGGGAGAGTCTGTCAGCCGAAGGCCCCACCACCCAGCCCGTGGATGTCTAT ATGATCTTTCAAGAGGACAACCCAGGTGTTTCTTATCAGTATGTCATCGCCTCCCCTCCTGCAGCCCTGGAGAGCCCCTCTGCCAAGCCTCCAGCCCTTCAACGTCAGCCTG AGATGCTGAGGGGAGAGCCCCTACTTGCTCCAGCTCCCCGCCCAGTTCGGGCACCAGGCACCCTCCAGCGTCAGGTGCGGATTCCCCAAGTACCTGCCCTGACTCAGGCCAGGACATCCCTCGGGTCCGCTGGATACTGGAAGCAAGTGGGGCATTCCGAATGTTCAGCATCCTGCGGCAAAG GTGTTTGGCGCCCCGTTTTCCTCTGCATTTCCCGTGAGTCAGGAGAGGAGTTGGATGAACAGAGCTGTGCCACGGACGCCAGACCCCCAGCTTCCCCTGAACCCTGCCATGGACCCCCGTGTCCCCCATA CTGGGAGGCTGGGGAGTGGACGTCCTGCAGCCGGTCCTGCGGCCTAGGCACCCAGCACCGCCAGCTGCTCTGCAGACAAGAATTTGGAGGCGGTGGCTCCTCTGTGCCTCCAGAGCGTTGTGGGCATCTCCCCCGGCCCAACATCACCCAGCCTTGTCAGCTGCACCTCTGCGGCCACTGGGAGATTAGATCCCCCTGGAGCCAG TGCTCAGTGCGTTGTGGCCGTGGTCAGAGGAGCCGGCAAGTCCGGTGCGTGGGAAGCAACGGCGACGAAGTGAGCAAGCAGGAGTGTGCTTCCGGGcctcccccaccacccagcaGAGAGGCCTGTGACATGGGACCCTGTACCACAGCCTGGTTTCACAGCGACTGGAGTTCCAAG TGCTCAGCCGAGTGCGGGACAGGAATCCAGAGGCGCTCTGTGGTCTGCCTTAGAAGTGGCGAGACCCTCCAGGGGGaccaggaagcaggagcaggaagcgGGGCTGAGCAGGGCTGCCCTCTCAGAAGCCGTCCTCCTGACATGCGTGCCTGCAGCTTAGGGCCCTGTGAGAGGACATGGCGCTGGTACACAGGGCCCTGGAGTGAG TGTTCCTCGGAGTGTGGATCTGGCACGCAGCACAGAGACATCATCTGCGTGTCTAAACTGGGAGCCGAGTTCAATGTGACTTCTCCCAGCGACTGTTCCCACCTACCCAGGCCCCCTGCGCTGCAGCCCTGTCAGGGGCAGGCCTGTGAGGACCGATGGTTTTCGACTCTCTGGAGTCCG TGTTCTCGCTCCTGCGAGGGAGGCACGCAGACACGGGAAGTCCAGTGCCTGAGTGCCAACCACACTCTCAGCGCCCGATGCTCTCCTCACCTGCGACCTTCCCGAAAGCGGGCCTGTAACAGCCAGCCCTGCCACCAGCGCCCGG ATGACCAATGCAAGGACAACTCTCTACACTGCCCCCTGGTGGTGCAGGCCCGGCTCTGCGTCTACCCCTACTACACAGCTACCTGCTGCCGCTCTTGCGCCCACGTCCTGGAGCGGTCCCAGCTGGAGCCTGCTTGA
- the Adamtsl4 gene encoding ADAMTS-like protein 4 isoform X3 has product METCLGRLWLCVMLLLPLLQLCQDQELFGPSLQTPSEEDQVPEGLWGHWGRWAPCSQPCGVGVQRRSRTCELHPGLSLPPRPPRHPEALRPRGRDQGSRPQTPRDPQSLYRPPPRGRGGPLQGPASQLGREKIQETQGAQRSRVRDPIKPGMFGYGRVPFALPLHRSRRHPRRPRPEQPKHSTGEGSLPSQPLSTEAAPADRSPQTQLPEMHAHPGSPPAETPKPGSTQIEVPPRSGSAPSDTGIPSPTSFVGDSRSFQGSPGPRMPSSQGWNSPQGAEPRPHPFPSVPRSRSRGQQSRGPWRPRGSPPRSPEGWLPLTRDSSPLWSLFTPGSPVPKCPGESEQLRACSQELCPPEQPDPRALQCAAYDSQEFMGQLYQWEPFTEVQGSQRCELNCRPRGFRFYVRHTEKVQDGTLCQPGSLDICVAGRCLSPGCDGILGSGRRPDGCGVCGGDGSTCQLVSGNLTDRGGPLGYQKILWIPAGATHLQISQFRPSSNYLALRGPGGRSIINGNWAVDPPGSYSAVGTVFQYNRPPREEGKGESLSAEGPTTQPVDVYMIFQEDNPGVSYQYVIASPPAALESPSAKPPALQRQPEMLRGEPLLAPAPRPVRAPGTLQRQVRIPQVPALTQARTSLGSAGYWKQVGHSECSASCGKGVWRPVFLCISRESGEELDEQSCATDARPPASPEPCHGPPCPPYWEAGEWTSCSRSCGLGTQHRQLLCRQEFGGGGSSVPPERCGHLPRPNITQPCQLHLCGHWEIRSPWSQCSVRCGRGQRSRQVRCVGSNGDEVSKQECASGPPPPPSREACDMGPCTTAWFHSDWSSKAGTPGHS; this is encoded by the exons ATGGAGACCTGCTTGGGCAG GCTCTGGCTATGTGTgatgctgcttctgcctcttcttcagcTCTGCCAGGATCAGGAG CTGTTTGGACCTTCTCTTCAGACACCATCAGAGGAGGACCAGGTTCCCGAGGGCCTCTGGGGACATTGGGGCCGGTGGGCCCCCTGCTCCCAGccttgtggggtgggggtgcagcGCAGAAGCCGAACATGTGAACTGCACCCTGGCCTATCCCTTCCTCCCCGACCCCCAAGACATCCAGAAGCCCTCCGGCCCAGGGGTCGGGATCAGGGCTCCAGACCCCAGACTCCCCGGGATCCCCAGTCCCTGTACAGACCACCACCTAGGGGAAGGGGTGGCCCTCTTCAAGGTCCTGCATCTcaactggggagagagaagatcCAAGAGACTCAAGGGGCCCAGAG GTCCCGGGTTCGAGACCCTATCAAGCCAGGGATGTTTGGTTATGGGAGAGTGCCTTTTGCCTTACCGCTGCACCGGAGCCGCAGGCACCCCCGCAGACCCAGACCGGAGCAACCCAAGCACTCTACAGGGGAAGGGTCCCTTCCATCCCAGCCTCTAAGCACAGAAGCGGCCCCTGCAGACCGCAGCCCTCAGACGCAGCTTCCCGAAATGCATGCCCATCCCGGCTCCCCCCCAGCTGAAACTCCAAAGCCTGGAAGTACTCAGATAGAGGTGCCCCCCAGAAGCGGTTCTGCTCCCTCTGACACGGGGATCCCTTCACCCACGTCCTTCGTTGGAGACAGTAGGTCTTTCCAGGGATCCCCTGGGCCACGGATGCCATCTTCCCAGGGTTGGAACAGTCCCCAGGGAGCAGAGCCACGCCCTCATCCTTTCCCTTCTGTCCCCCGGAGTCGGAGTCGAGGCCAACAGAGCAGGGGGCCCTGGAGACCTCGAGGGAGTCCTCCCAGGTCCCCAGAAGGCTGGCTGCCTCTGACAAGAGACTCCAGCCCCCTCTGGAGCCTTTTTACTCCCGGTAGCCCTGTTCCAAAATGCCCTGGGGAAAGCGAGCAACTGAGAGCATGCAGTCAAGAG CTTTGCCCCCCTGAGCAGCCAGACCCCAGAGCCCTGCAGTGTGCCGCCTATGACTCCCAGGAATTCATGGGCCAGCTGTACCAGTGGGAGCCCTTCACTGAAG TTCAGGGTTCCCAGCGCTGTGAACTGAACTGCCGCCCCCGTGGCTTCCGATTCTATGTCCGTCACACCGAAAAGGTTCAGGATGGGACCCTGTGTCAGCCTGGATCCCTAGATATTTGTGTCGCGGGTCGCTGCCTG AGCCCCGGCTGTGATGGGATCCTTGGCTCTGGCAGGCGTCCAGATGGTTGTGGAGTCTGTGGAGGTGATGGCTCTACCTGTCAGCTCGTTTCGGGAAACCTCACTGACCGAGGGGGCCCCTTGGGCTATCAGAAGATCCTGTGGATCCCTGCGGGAGCCACCCATCTTCAGATTTCCCAGTTCCGACCCAGTTCTAATTACCTCG CACTTCGAGGGCCTGGGGGCCGCTCCATTATCAACGGAAACTGGGCTGTGGATCCTCCAGGGTCCTATTCTGCCGTCGGGACTGTCTTCCAGTACAACCGTCCTCCTCGGGAGGAAGGCAAGGGGGAGAGTCTGTCAGCCGAAGGCCCCACCACCCAGCCCGTGGATGTCTAT ATGATCTTTCAAGAGGACAACCCAGGTGTTTCTTATCAGTATGTCATCGCCTCCCCTCCTGCAGCCCTGGAGAGCCCCTCTGCCAAGCCTCCAGCCCTTCAACGTCAGCCTG AGATGCTGAGGGGAGAGCCCCTACTTGCTCCAGCTCCCCGCCCAGTTCGGGCACCAGGCACCCTCCAGCGTCAGGTGCGGATTCCCCAAGTACCTGCCCTGACTCAGGCCAGGACATCCCTCGGGTCCGCTGGATACTGGAAGCAAGTGGGGCATTCCGAATGTTCAGCATCCTGCGGCAAAG GTGTTTGGCGCCCCGTTTTCCTCTGCATTTCCCGTGAGTCAGGAGAGGAGTTGGATGAACAGAGCTGTGCCACGGACGCCAGACCCCCAGCTTCCCCTGAACCCTGCCATGGACCCCCGTGTCCCCCATA CTGGGAGGCTGGGGAGTGGACGTCCTGCAGCCGGTCCTGCGGCCTAGGCACCCAGCACCGCCAGCTGCTCTGCAGACAAGAATTTGGAGGCGGTGGCTCCTCTGTGCCTCCAGAGCGTTGTGGGCATCTCCCCCGGCCCAACATCACCCAGCCTTGTCAGCTGCACCTCTGCGGCCACTGGGAGATTAGATCCCCCTGGAGCCAG TGCTCAGTGCGTTGTGGCCGTGGTCAGAGGAGCCGGCAAGTCCGGTGCGTGGGAAGCAACGGCGACGAAGTGAGCAAGCAGGAGTGTGCTTCCGGGcctcccccaccacccagcaGAGAGGCCTGTGACATGGGACCCTGTACCACAGCCTGGTTTCACAGCGACTGGAGTTCCAAG GCTGGTACCCCAGGGCACTCCTGA
- the Adamtsl4 gene encoding ADAMTS-like protein 4 isoform X2, whose translation METCLGRLWLCVMLLLPLLQLCQDQELFGPSLQTPSEEDQVPEGLWGHWGRWAPCSQPCGVGVQRRSRTCELHPGLSLPPRPPRHPEALRPRGRDQGSRPQTPRDPQSLYRPPPRGRGGPLQGPASQLGREKIQETQGAQRSRVRDPIKPGMFGYGRVPFALPLHRSRRHPRRPRPEQPKHSTGEGSLPSQPLSTEAAPADRSPQTQLPEMHAHPGSPPAETPKPGSTQIEVPPRSGSAPSDTGIPSPTSFVGDSRSFQGSPGPRMPSSQGWNSPQGAEPRPHPFPSVPRSRSRGQQSRGPWRPRGSPPRSPEGWLPLTRDSSPLWSLFTPGSPVPKCPGESEQLRACSQELCPPEQPDPRALQCAAYDSQEFMGQLYQWEPFTEVQGSQRCELNCRPRGFRFYVRHTEKVQDGTLCQPGSLDICVAGRCLSPGCDGILGSGRRPDGCGVCGGDGSTCQLVSGNLTDRGGPLGYQKILWIPAGATHLQISQFRPSSNYLALRGPGGRSIINGNWAVDPPGSYSAVGTVFQYNRPPREEGKGESLSAEGPTTQPVDVYMIFQEDNPGVSYQYVIASPPAALESPSAKPPALQRQPEMLRGEPLLAPAPRPVRAPGTLQRQVRIPQVPALTQARTSLGSAGYWKQVGHSECSASCGKGVWRPVFLCISRESGEELDEQSCATDARPPASPEPCHGPPCPPYWEAGEWTSCSRSCGLGTQHRQLLCRQEFGGGGSSVPPERCGHLPRPNITQPCQLHLCGHWEIRSPWSQCSVRCGRGQRSRQVRCVGSNGDEVSKQECASGPPPPPSREACDMGPCTTAWFHSDWSSKDLRAKWGSLHSHLSF comes from the exons ATGGAGACCTGCTTGGGCAG GCTCTGGCTATGTGTgatgctgcttctgcctcttcttcagcTCTGCCAGGATCAGGAG CTGTTTGGACCTTCTCTTCAGACACCATCAGAGGAGGACCAGGTTCCCGAGGGCCTCTGGGGACATTGGGGCCGGTGGGCCCCCTGCTCCCAGccttgtggggtgggggtgcagcGCAGAAGCCGAACATGTGAACTGCACCCTGGCCTATCCCTTCCTCCCCGACCCCCAAGACATCCAGAAGCCCTCCGGCCCAGGGGTCGGGATCAGGGCTCCAGACCCCAGACTCCCCGGGATCCCCAGTCCCTGTACAGACCACCACCTAGGGGAAGGGGTGGCCCTCTTCAAGGTCCTGCATCTcaactggggagagagaagatcCAAGAGACTCAAGGGGCCCAGAG GTCCCGGGTTCGAGACCCTATCAAGCCAGGGATGTTTGGTTATGGGAGAGTGCCTTTTGCCTTACCGCTGCACCGGAGCCGCAGGCACCCCCGCAGACCCAGACCGGAGCAACCCAAGCACTCTACAGGGGAAGGGTCCCTTCCATCCCAGCCTCTAAGCACAGAAGCGGCCCCTGCAGACCGCAGCCCTCAGACGCAGCTTCCCGAAATGCATGCCCATCCCGGCTCCCCCCCAGCTGAAACTCCAAAGCCTGGAAGTACTCAGATAGAGGTGCCCCCCAGAAGCGGTTCTGCTCCCTCTGACACGGGGATCCCTTCACCCACGTCCTTCGTTGGAGACAGTAGGTCTTTCCAGGGATCCCCTGGGCCACGGATGCCATCTTCCCAGGGTTGGAACAGTCCCCAGGGAGCAGAGCCACGCCCTCATCCTTTCCCTTCTGTCCCCCGGAGTCGGAGTCGAGGCCAACAGAGCAGGGGGCCCTGGAGACCTCGAGGGAGTCCTCCCAGGTCCCCAGAAGGCTGGCTGCCTCTGACAAGAGACTCCAGCCCCCTCTGGAGCCTTTTTACTCCCGGTAGCCCTGTTCCAAAATGCCCTGGGGAAAGCGAGCAACTGAGAGCATGCAGTCAAGAG CTTTGCCCCCCTGAGCAGCCAGACCCCAGAGCCCTGCAGTGTGCCGCCTATGACTCCCAGGAATTCATGGGCCAGCTGTACCAGTGGGAGCCCTTCACTGAAG TTCAGGGTTCCCAGCGCTGTGAACTGAACTGCCGCCCCCGTGGCTTCCGATTCTATGTCCGTCACACCGAAAAGGTTCAGGATGGGACCCTGTGTCAGCCTGGATCCCTAGATATTTGTGTCGCGGGTCGCTGCCTG AGCCCCGGCTGTGATGGGATCCTTGGCTCTGGCAGGCGTCCAGATGGTTGTGGAGTCTGTGGAGGTGATGGCTCTACCTGTCAGCTCGTTTCGGGAAACCTCACTGACCGAGGGGGCCCCTTGGGCTATCAGAAGATCCTGTGGATCCCTGCGGGAGCCACCCATCTTCAGATTTCCCAGTTCCGACCCAGTTCTAATTACCTCG CACTTCGAGGGCCTGGGGGCCGCTCCATTATCAACGGAAACTGGGCTGTGGATCCTCCAGGGTCCTATTCTGCCGTCGGGACTGTCTTCCAGTACAACCGTCCTCCTCGGGAGGAAGGCAAGGGGGAGAGTCTGTCAGCCGAAGGCCCCACCACCCAGCCCGTGGATGTCTAT ATGATCTTTCAAGAGGACAACCCAGGTGTTTCTTATCAGTATGTCATCGCCTCCCCTCCTGCAGCCCTGGAGAGCCCCTCTGCCAAGCCTCCAGCCCTTCAACGTCAGCCTG AGATGCTGAGGGGAGAGCCCCTACTTGCTCCAGCTCCCCGCCCAGTTCGGGCACCAGGCACCCTCCAGCGTCAGGTGCGGATTCCCCAAGTACCTGCCCTGACTCAGGCCAGGACATCCCTCGGGTCCGCTGGATACTGGAAGCAAGTGGGGCATTCCGAATGTTCAGCATCCTGCGGCAAAG GTGTTTGGCGCCCCGTTTTCCTCTGCATTTCCCGTGAGTCAGGAGAGGAGTTGGATGAACAGAGCTGTGCCACGGACGCCAGACCCCCAGCTTCCCCTGAACCCTGCCATGGACCCCCGTGTCCCCCATA CTGGGAGGCTGGGGAGTGGACGTCCTGCAGCCGGTCCTGCGGCCTAGGCACCCAGCACCGCCAGCTGCTCTGCAGACAAGAATTTGGAGGCGGTGGCTCCTCTGTGCCTCCAGAGCGTTGTGGGCATCTCCCCCGGCCCAACATCACCCAGCCTTGTCAGCTGCACCTCTGCGGCCACTGGGAGATTAGATCCCCCTGGAGCCAG TGCTCAGTGCGTTGTGGCCGTGGTCAGAGGAGCCGGCAAGTCCGGTGCGTGGGAAGCAACGGCGACGAAGTGAGCAAGCAGGAGTGTGCTTCCGGGcctcccccaccacccagcaGAGAGGCCTGTGACATGGGACCCTGTACCACAGCCTGGTTTCACAGCGACTGGAGTTCCAAG GACCTCAGAGCTAAGTGGGGGAGCTTACATTCCCACCTGTCATTTTAG